Proteins co-encoded in one Setaria viridis chromosome 9, Setaria_viridis_v4.0, whole genome shotgun sequence genomic window:
- the LOC117835055 gene encoding uncharacterized protein, which translates to MAAASFARALSLLVVLLLLAGAARGKTVKRDVKALNEIKSSLGWRVVYSWVGDDPCGHGSLPPWSGVTCSQQGDYRVVTELEVYAVSIVGPFPTAVTNLLDLRRLDLHNNKLTGPIPPQIGRLKHLRILNLRWNKLQDVLPPEIGELKKLTHLYLSFNNFKGEIPVELANLPELRYLYLHENRFTGRIPPELGTLKNLRHLDVGNNHLTGTLRDLISNGNGFPSLRNLYLNNNELTGVLPDQIANLTNLEILHLSNNKMIGSISPKLVQIPRLIYLYLDNNNFIGRIPEGLYKHPFLKELYIEGNHFRPGTRSKGTHKVLELPDADILV; encoded by the exons TGAAAGCATTGAATGAGATCAAATCTTCACTAGGCTGGAGAGTCGTATACTCATGGGTTGGTGATGACCCATGCGGGCATGGTTCTCTACCCCCCTGGTCTGGTGTGACATGCTCTCAGCAAGGGGATTACAGAGTTGTGACGGAACT GGAAGTCTATGCTGTATCAATAGTTGGTCCTTTCCCAACAGCAGTAACTAACCTGCTGGATCTGAGAAGATT GGATCTCCACAATAACAAGTTGACGGGGCCAATTCCTCCGCAGATTGGAAGGTTGAAACATCTGAGGATATT GAACCTGAGGTGGAATAAGCTTCAAGATGTGCTTCCTCCTGAAATTGGTGAACTGAAGAAACTGACACACTT GTACTTGAGCTTCAACAACTTTAAAGGCGAGATTCCAGTAGAGCTTGCAAACCTGCCAGAACTTCGTTACCTTTATCTTCATGAGAACCGCTTCACGGGGCGGATCCCTCCTGAACTTGGAACTCTAAAGAATCTACGACACCT TGATGTTGGCAACAACCACCTGACAGGCACTCTCAGGGATTTGATCAGCAATGGGAATGGCTTCCCCTCCTTGAGAAATCT ATACCTTAACAATAATGAATTGACTGGTGTGCTGCCAGATCAGATTGCAAATTTGACAAACCTTGAGATTTT ACACTTGTCCAATAATAAGATGATCGGATCAATATCGCCGAAGCTAGTTCAGATTCCAAGACTGATCTACTT GTACTTGGACAATAACAACTTCATTGGAAGGATACCGGAAGGATTATATAAGCATCCATTTCTGAAGGAACT GTACATTGAAGGAAACCACTTCAGACCAGGAACCAGGTCAAAAGGAACGCACAAGGTGCTGGAATTGCCTGATGCTGACATTTTAGTTTAG